The sequence GAAGTTTTAAGTAAGGTATCAACGCTCTGATTTATGTTACCCACAAACACCATTGAAGCAGAGGCGTTTTTTTCATTTTTTCCCCTGGAAAATGAACCAGAGGCCATGTAATCCTTCATTATTGGTACTCCATCTTTATCTTTAAAATGGATACCTGCCACTTCATCGAAGGCAACACAGTCCCACATACCAACCAGACCCACCATCTTGGTTGACATGTTGTAGAAGAGATTTGCAACTGTGGTCTGTCCACCAGATACAAGTATGCTGTTAGGTGATATTTCCCTGTAAACGTGTGATTTACCAGTTCCACGGGGCCCTAACTCACATAGATTGAAGTTGTTCTCCACTAAAGGTACTAATCGTGCTAGGAGTAACCATTTAACCCTGTCATCGAATTGTGTTGGTTCCATTCCACAGGATCTTAGTAGAATATCGATCCATTCCTCTTTGGTGAAGTTATCCCGAACATGTAATATCTCATCTAGATCTAGATTGGGCATCTGAATTGGAGCTAACTTCCTTATTATGAAGGGGTTTCTCCTTGGATCAGCTTCATCATAGAAATATTCGAACTGGATCATGCACCAGATATTTCCACCTAATAAACGTTCATATTTGGAGGGATATTCTTCAGATATTGGTACGTCCTTTAAACCAAGGTTAGAAAATTCAGCTTCGTATCTATCTGCCCTGTAGTTCAGTTTAACAGAAACCTTATCAATGACACTGTAACTACCTAACTCACGCAGCTTTGATATGATTTTTTGAGCTTCATCAGGCCTTACAAAGTTTTCAGAAAGTATATCCTTAACTGTTTGAACCCCTTTTTCAATTAAAGATTCATAGGTGGTTGCACAGTATTTACCAAGAAGGTATTCCAAAACGTATACAGGAACATTGGCCCCTTCCTTGATCTTTTTGGTTAAATCCTTCCGAACGATCCTTCCTTCGAAGTATTCATTTAATTTGTTGTTCAAATCATCGTTAAACTGAGAATCCTTTAAATCATTAGTTTCATGCAGATCAAAGTTATCCAAAAATATCATCCCCTCAAAATTATTAGGAGCTCTTTCAGAATTCAAAGTCATCTGAAATAGCTATATCAATTGTAAACTCGTAACGATTAATCTCAACATTATTTTCCATATTTTTCATAACCAGATAATATTTTTTACTCTTTGAGTATTTCCTGTTTCTAAGTGTGAATTTTTCCTTAAATTCCCTGTCTTTAGCAGAATCTACGTTTTTATTGGCGTAGATAATGACTTCATTGGATATTTTTTCACCATTTTCATCTTCAAAGAATATGTTAGTTTCTAAGGGTACAATCTTATTGGAAATATTTTCTTTTTGAGCAAAAGTGAGCATAGTATTTATGTTGGTTATTTTTTTGCTCAGTGAAATGAGGTTCAATTCCACTTCCTTTTGCTTTTTACTACCTTTTTTAGATTTTACATGTAGCACTGGTACTATAACTTCTTGGAGGGAAGAACCTCCATGAACATAATTTTGACCAGCACCCTGCGTTTTGAATATATCTACCCCTCTAGGAGTGTTAACGTTAATATCATGAATATCTAAATAATCTAATGAATAATTAGAAGTTCCTTCGATATTCATTGACTCTTTAGATAATAAATACCTCTTATTTTTAACGTAAATGTCTTTTTGTGAAAGATCTACCTTATCACTTTCATCTAATTTACCTCTTTTATATATAAACCCATGATCTGCAGTTATCCAATGACTGGAAAAGTTTACAGCATCAGTTAATTTTTTTATCAGTTTTAATATTTCATCAAAGGACTCTTCAGAAGCTGTGAATACTTCGTTTTCAGTTGATAACTTATCGCCCCTTGCATCGATTTGATTGTGGTA is a genomic window of Methanobacterium congolense containing:
- the brxL gene encoding protease Lon-related BREX system protein BrxL — its product is MDNFDLHETNDLKDSQFNDDLNNKLNEYFEGRIVRKDLTKKIKEGANVPVYVLEYLLGKYCATTYESLIEKGVQTVKDILSENFVRPDEAQKIISKLRELGSYSVIDKVSVKLNYRADRYEAEFSNLGLKDVPISEEYPSKYERLLGGNIWCMIQFEYFYDEADPRRNPFIIRKLAPIQMPNLDLDEILHVRDNFTKEEWIDILLRSCGMEPTQFDDRVKWLLLARLVPLVENNFNLCELGPRGTGKSHVYREISPNSILVSGGQTTVANLFYNMSTKMVGLVGMWDCVAFDEVAGIHFKDKDGVPIMKDYMASGSFSRGKNEKNASASMVFVGNINQSVDTLLKTSSLFDPFPSDIAKDTAFFDRMHCYIPGWEIPKYRPEYFTDDYGFITDYLSEFMREMRKRSFADAFDEYFRLGNNLNQRDVVAVRKMVSGLIKLIYPNGKYEKEDIEEILIFAMEGRRRVKEQLKKIGGMEFYDVNFSYIDNETLAENFISVPEQGGGKLIPEGMNKPGHLYTVGKVDNGMIGVFKIETKMMNGTGKFNCTGIGSKKEVKESIDTAFSYLKSNSANISGMISTKNNDYLMQVQDLNGIGMTKHLALASFVALCSAALNKPVLPSTAILGSLSIGGTLMKIEDLSNTLQVCLDSGAKKVLIPISSSADLATVPPELIGNFSLIFYQSPEDAVFKALGVE